A genomic stretch from Paraburkholderia dioscoreae includes:
- a CDS encoding group II truncated hemoglobin produces MNTPAIPSPQHMPRATHFDRLGGEPAVIRLVDAFYRLMDTRPDAQRIRAMHHPDLSSTKAVLVLYLCEWLGGDKQYSAQRGHPRLRMRHAAFAIGLAERDAWLACMHGALDETGVDPVLRDELMQSFFKTADWMRNT; encoded by the coding sequence ATGAACACACCTGCCATCCCCTCTCCGCAACACATGCCGCGCGCGACGCATTTCGACCGTCTGGGCGGCGAGCCCGCCGTCATCCGTCTGGTCGACGCGTTCTACCGGCTCATGGATACGCGGCCCGACGCACAGCGCATTCGTGCGATGCATCACCCGGACCTGTCGTCGACGAAGGCGGTACTGGTGCTGTATCTGTGCGAATGGCTCGGCGGCGACAAGCAGTACTCGGCGCAGCGCGGCCATCCACGCTTGCGCATGCGTCATGCGGCTTTCGCCATCGGGCTCGCGGAACGCGACGCCTGGCTGGCCTGCATGCATGGCGCGCTCGACGAAACGGGAGTCGATCCAGTGTTGCGCGACGAACTGATGCAGTCGTTTTTCAAAACCGCCGACTGGATGCGCAACACGTAG
- a CDS encoding ArsC/Spx/MgsR family protein, with translation MAHLVFYEKPGCAGNARQKALLRAAGHTLEVRDLLGWPWSADALLAFIAPLPVNAWFNRAAPRIKSGEIVPETLDADTALALLLAEPLLIRRPLMQCDARRMVGFDAAQVHAWVGLGAHPPAPDTPLEGCAATAAPGADQRTEQRTDQRTTRCTPST, from the coding sequence ATGGCCCACCTCGTCTTCTACGAAAAACCCGGCTGCGCCGGCAATGCCCGCCAGAAAGCCCTGCTGCGCGCGGCCGGTCACACGCTCGAGGTGCGCGACCTGCTGGGCTGGCCGTGGAGCGCCGACGCGCTGCTGGCATTCATCGCGCCGCTGCCGGTCAACGCGTGGTTCAACCGCGCGGCGCCGCGCATCAAGTCGGGCGAGATCGTGCCGGAAACGCTCGACGCCGATACCGCCTTGGCGCTGCTGCTAGCCGAGCCGCTGCTGATCCGCCGGCCGCTGATGCAGTGCGACGCGCGCCGCATGGTCGGCTTCGATGCAGCCCAGGTGCATGCGTGGGTCGGGCTCGGTGCGCATCCTCCGGCCCCGGACACGCCGCTCGAAGGCTGCGCCGCAACGGCGGCCCCCGGAGCGGACCAACGCACAGAACAGCGCACCGACCAACGGACAACTCGCTGCACCCCTTCCACCTGA
- a CDS encoding 2Fe-2S iron-sulfur cluster-binding protein: MTTLTVLPSGKTYDVAAGATLLQALLAVGEHIAHKCDGKADCGSCHLFVQEGRKSLSKIQRLENDKLDTLVGIGSKSRLACQAVLGEEPVTVELLSFV, from the coding sequence ATGACTACACTGACCGTATTGCCTTCAGGCAAGACCTATGACGTCGCCGCCGGCGCGACCCTGTTGCAGGCACTGCTCGCTGTGGGCGAGCACATCGCGCACAAGTGCGACGGCAAGGCCGATTGCGGATCGTGCCATCTGTTCGTGCAGGAAGGGCGCAAGAGCCTGTCGAAGATCCAGCGGCTCGAAAACGACAAGCTCGATACGCTTGTCGGCATCGGCTCCAAGTCGCGCCTCGCGTGTCAGGCCGTGCTCGGCGAAGAGCCGGTGACCGTCGAACTGCTGAGCTTCGTCTGA
- a CDS encoding FmdB family zinc ribbon protein has product MPLYDYHCTACGHTFETLVRGGHTPVCPQCGSTALARQVSAPVAPGKSRAIISSARRQAAREGHLSNFSPAERGKLLR; this is encoded by the coding sequence ATGCCCCTCTACGACTACCACTGCACGGCCTGCGGCCACACATTCGAAACGCTGGTGCGCGGCGGCCATACGCCGGTCTGCCCGCAATGCGGCAGTACCGCGCTTGCGAGGCAGGTGAGCGCCCCTGTCGCGCCCGGCAAGAGCCGCGCGATCATCTCCTCGGCGCGGCGCCAGGCGGCGCGCGAAGGACACCTCAGCAACTTTTCGCCGGCTGAGCGCGGCAAACTGCTGCGCTGA
- the nifD gene encoding nitrogenase molybdenum-iron protein alpha chain, translating to MSVTVEERKAANKALIDEVLKAYPEKMAKRRAKHLGTFEDGKPDCGVKSNIKSLPGVMTIRGCAYAGSKGVVWGPIKDMIHISHGPVGCGQYSWAARRNYYIGTTGIDTFVTMQFTSDFQEKDIVFGGDKKLDKIIDEIQVLFPLNKGISIQSECPIGLIGDDIEAVSKKKSAQYEGHTIVPVRCEGFRGVSQSLGHHLANDAIRDWVFDKTDPDKRPDFVSTPYDVAIIGDYNIGGDAWSSRILLEEIGLRVIAQWSGDGSIAELENTPKAKLNVLHCYRSMNYISRHMEEKYGIPWVEYNFFGPTMIEKSLREIASHFDDAIKANAEKVIAKYRPLVDAVNAKFRPRLQDKTVMLFVGGLRPRHVIGAYEDLGMNVVGTGYEFGHNDDYQRTTHYVKDGTLIYDDVTGYEFEKFVEQIQPDLVGSGIKEKYVFQKMGVPFRQMHSWDYSGPYHGYDGYAIFARDMDMAISSPVWGLARAPWKKTS from the coding sequence ATGAGCGTCACTGTTGAAGAGCGCAAGGCCGCGAACAAGGCCCTGATCGATGAAGTGCTGAAGGCCTATCCCGAGAAAATGGCCAAACGGCGCGCCAAGCATTTAGGCACCTTCGAGGACGGCAAGCCCGACTGTGGCGTGAAATCCAACATCAAGTCATTGCCGGGCGTGATGACCATTCGCGGTTGCGCGTACGCCGGCTCGAAGGGCGTCGTGTGGGGGCCGATCAAGGACATGATCCACATCAGCCACGGCCCGGTCGGTTGCGGCCAGTACTCGTGGGCGGCACGCCGCAACTACTACATCGGCACCACCGGCATCGACACCTTCGTGACGATGCAGTTCACCTCGGACTTCCAGGAAAAGGACATCGTTTTCGGCGGCGACAAGAAGCTCGACAAGATCATCGACGAGATTCAGGTGCTGTTTCCGCTGAACAAGGGCATCTCGATCCAGAGCGAATGCCCGATCGGGCTGATCGGCGACGACATCGAGGCCGTCTCGAAGAAAAAAAGTGCGCAGTATGAAGGGCACACCATCGTGCCGGTGCGTTGCGAAGGTTTTCGCGGTGTCAGCCAGTCGCTCGGCCACCATCTTGCCAACGATGCGATCCGCGACTGGGTGTTCGACAAGACCGATCCCGACAAGCGCCCCGATTTCGTGTCGACGCCGTACGACGTCGCGATTATCGGCGACTACAACATCGGCGGCGATGCCTGGTCGAGCCGGATTCTGCTCGAAGAAATCGGCCTGCGCGTGATCGCGCAATGGTCGGGCGACGGCTCGATCGCCGAGCTCGAGAACACGCCGAAGGCCAAGCTCAACGTGCTGCACTGCTATCGCTCGATGAACTACATCAGCCGGCACATGGAAGAGAAGTACGGCATTCCCTGGGTTGAATACAACTTCTTCGGCCCGACGATGATCGAGAAGAGCCTGCGCGAAATCGCCAGCCATTTCGACGACGCGATCAAGGCCAATGCGGAGAAGGTGATCGCGAAGTATCGTCCGCTCGTCGACGCGGTGAACGCGAAGTTCAGGCCGCGCCTGCAGGACAAGACGGTGATGCTGTTCGTCGGCGGGCTGCGTCCGCGCCACGTGATCGGTGCTTATGAAGACCTCGGCATGAACGTGGTGGGCACGGGCTACGAGTTCGGCCACAACGACGACTATCAGCGCACCACGCACTACGTGAAGGACGGCACGCTGATTTACGACGACGTGACCGGCTACGAGTTCGAGAAGTTCGTCGAACAGATCCAGCCCGACCTGGTCGGCTCCGGCATCAAGGAAAAGTACGTATTCCAGAAGATGGGCGTGCCATTTCGCCAGATGCACAGCTGGGATTATTCCGGCCCGTACCACGGCTACGACGGCTACGCCATTTTCGCGCGCGACATGGATATGGCCATTTCCAGCCCGGTTTGGGGGCTCGCCAGGGCGCCCTGGAAGAAAACCTCCTAA
- a CDS encoding SIR2 family protein, whose translation MTVSVQTIARQLQGGGVIPYLGPGLLALCPDSPVPATPATPGALAEIMTAKVSVPHKIRKRLTQAAQFIENFKHRKSVVNLMNGAFATTPVPSALHRALAASGAGLYVDCWYDDTFAVALDEARPQGGWFQVQGLSQSEHFGQWFGAYAPDGTFLHAVPASGALLYKPIGGHAPASNYLVSDSDFVEVLTEIDIQTPIPPAVQAWRSGRSFLFLGCRFDDQLTRSFARQIMKRSSDTHWAVLPDEPTRMEARFLEEQRIKRIAMPLAGFADALVDALQPALAA comes from the coding sequence ATGACCGTTTCAGTCCAGACCATTGCCCGCCAGCTCCAGGGCGGCGGCGTGATTCCCTACCTCGGCCCGGGGCTGCTCGCGCTGTGTCCCGATTCGCCCGTGCCGGCCACGCCGGCCACGCCGGGCGCGCTGGCCGAGATCATGACCGCGAAAGTGAGCGTGCCGCACAAGATCCGCAAGCGGCTCACGCAGGCTGCGCAATTCATCGAGAACTTCAAGCATCGCAAGTCGGTGGTGAACCTGATGAACGGCGCGTTCGCCACCACGCCGGTGCCGTCGGCGCTGCACCGGGCGCTTGCGGCCAGCGGCGCGGGGCTGTATGTCGATTGCTGGTACGACGACACGTTTGCCGTCGCCCTCGACGAGGCGCGGCCACAAGGCGGCTGGTTTCAGGTGCAGGGTTTGTCGCAGTCGGAACATTTCGGCCAGTGGTTTGGCGCGTATGCGCCGGACGGCACTTTCCTGCACGCGGTGCCGGCCTCGGGCGCGCTGCTCTATAAGCCGATCGGCGGCCACGCGCCCGCGTCGAACTATCTGGTGTCCGACAGCGACTTCGTCGAAGTGCTGACCGAGATCGACATCCAGACGCCGATTCCGCCCGCGGTGCAGGCATGGCGCAGCGGCCGCAGCTTTCTGTTTCTGGGTTGCCGTTTCGACGACCAGCTCACGCGCAGCTTCGCGCGCCAGATCATGAAGCGCTCTTCCGACACGCATTGGGCCGTGCTGCCTGATGAGCCGACGCGGATGGAAGCGCGCTTTCTCGAAGAGCAGCGCATCAAGCGCATCGCGATGCCGCTGGCCGGTTTCGCCGACGCGTTGGTGGATGCGTTGCAACCCGCGTTGGCCGCGTGA
- the nifE gene encoding nitrogenase iron-molybdenum cofactor biosynthesis protein NifE: protein MSASLNAKIAEVFDEPGCDKNQGKSEKERKKGCTKQLSPGAAAGGCAFDGAKIALQPVVDVAHLVHGPIACEGNSWDNRHAASSGSQLYRTGFTTDINELDVVYGGEKRLFRSVREIIEKYDPPAVFVYQTCVTALIGDDIEAVCKRAAEKFGKPVIPVNSPGFAGPKNLGNKLGGEALLDYVIGTREPEYTTPYDINIIGEYNLSGELWQTRPLLDALGIRILSCISGDGRYNEIASSHRAKVNMMVCSKSMINIATKMQQRYGIPYFEGSFYGIGDMSDTLRQIAGLLVQQGAPDDLLERTERLIAAEEARAWARIAHYKARLTGKRVLLITGGVKSWSVVAALQEAGLEIVGTSVKKSTKEDKDKIKEIMGDDAHMIDDMTPREMYAMLRDAKADIMLSGGRSQFVALKARMPWLDINQERHHPYGGYEGIVELVHEIDRAIYNPVWQQVRIPAPWGDDGETLGAVQAQAPRPLAGAAAWVMGLELGVPG from the coding sequence ATGTCCGCTTCGCTCAACGCCAAGATCGCCGAGGTATTCGACGAACCGGGTTGCGACAAGAATCAAGGCAAGAGCGAGAAGGAGCGCAAGAAAGGCTGTACGAAACAGCTTTCGCCGGGCGCCGCCGCAGGCGGGTGCGCATTCGACGGCGCGAAGATCGCCTTGCAGCCGGTGGTGGATGTCGCGCACCTCGTGCACGGACCGATTGCCTGCGAAGGCAATTCGTGGGACAACCGGCACGCTGCTTCGTCCGGTTCGCAACTCTATCGCACCGGCTTCACCACCGACATCAACGAACTCGACGTGGTGTACGGCGGCGAGAAGCGGCTTTTCAGAAGCGTGCGCGAGATCATCGAGAAATACGATCCGCCGGCCGTGTTCGTCTATCAGACCTGCGTGACCGCGCTGATCGGCGACGACATCGAGGCAGTCTGCAAGCGTGCCGCCGAAAAATTCGGCAAGCCGGTGATCCCGGTCAATTCGCCAGGCTTCGCCGGGCCGAAGAACCTCGGCAACAAGCTCGGCGGCGAGGCGCTTCTCGACTACGTGATCGGCACGCGCGAGCCCGAGTACACCACGCCGTACGACATCAACATTATCGGCGAATACAACCTGTCGGGCGAACTGTGGCAGACGAGGCCGCTGCTCGACGCGCTGGGCATCCGCATTCTCTCGTGCATCTCCGGCGACGGGCGCTACAACGAGATTGCGAGCTCGCATCGCGCCAAAGTCAACATGATGGTCTGCTCGAAGTCGATGATCAACATCGCGACGAAAATGCAGCAACGCTACGGCATTCCTTACTTCGAAGGCTCGTTCTACGGGATCGGCGACATGAGCGACACGCTGCGCCAGATCGCCGGCCTGCTGGTGCAGCAGGGCGCGCCGGACGATCTGCTCGAGCGCACCGAGCGTCTGATCGCCGCCGAGGAAGCCCGCGCCTGGGCGCGCATCGCGCACTACAAGGCGCGCCTCACCGGCAAGCGCGTGCTGCTGATCACCGGCGGCGTGAAGTCGTGGTCGGTGGTGGCCGCGCTTCAGGAAGCCGGGCTCGAAATCGTCGGCACCAGCGTCAAGAAAAGCACGAAGGAAGACAAGGACAAAATCAAGGAGATCATGGGCGACGACGCGCACATGATCGACGACATGACGCCGCGCGAGATGTACGCAATGCTCAGGGACGCAAAGGCCGACATCATGCTCTCGGGCGGCCGTTCGCAGTTCGTCGCGCTGAAAGCCCGCATGCCGTGGCTCGACATCAATCAGGAGCGCCACCACCCGTATGGCGGCTACGAAGGCATCGTGGAACTGGTGCATGAGATCGACCGCGCGATCTATAACCCGGTGTGGCAGCAGGTGCGCATCCCGGCGCCGTGGGGCGACGACGGCGAGACGCTGGGCGCAGTGCAAGCGCAGGCCCCGCGCCCTCTGGCGGGGGCCGCGGCGTGGGTGATGGGTCTGGAACTTGGCGTGCCGGGCTGA
- the nifH gene encoding nitrogenase iron protein has product MSKLRQIAFYGKGGIGKSTTSQNTLAALTELGQKILIVGCDPKADSTRLILHAKAQDTILSLAAEAGSVEDLELEDVMKIGYRDIRCVESGGPEPGVGCAGRGVITSINFLEENGAYDGVDYVSYDVLGDVVCGGFAMPIRENKAQEIYIVMSGEMMAMYAANNISKGILKYANSGGVRLGGLVCNERQTDKELELAEALAKMLGSRLIHFVPRDNIVQHAELRRMTVIEFAPESKQAEEYRQLATKVHNNAGNGTIPTPITMDQLEDLLMEHGIMKSIDESEVGKTAAELTA; this is encoded by the coding sequence ATGTCCAAACTTCGGCAAATCGCGTTCTACGGCAAAGGTGGCATCGGCAAGTCGACCACCTCGCAGAACACCCTGGCAGCCCTGACCGAACTCGGCCAGAAGATCCTGATCGTCGGCTGCGATCCCAAGGCGGACTCGACCCGCCTGATCCTGCACGCCAAGGCGCAGGACACCATCCTGTCGCTGGCCGCCGAAGCCGGCTCGGTGGAAGACCTCGAACTCGAGGACGTGATGAAGATCGGTTACCGCGACATCCGTTGCGTGGAATCCGGTGGCCCGGAACCGGGCGTCGGCTGCGCGGGCCGCGGCGTGATCACGTCGATCAACTTCCTCGAAGAAAACGGCGCCTATGACGGCGTGGACTACGTCTCGTACGACGTGCTCGGCGACGTGGTGTGCGGCGGCTTCGCCATGCCGATTCGCGAAAACAAGGCCCAGGAAATCTACATCGTGATGTCCGGCGAAATGATGGCCATGTACGCCGCCAACAATATTTCGAAGGGCATTCTGAAGTACGCGAACAGCGGCGGTGTGCGCCTGGGCGGTCTGGTGTGCAACGAACGTCAGACCGACAAGGAGCTCGAGCTCGCCGAAGCACTGGCGAAGATGCTGGGTTCGCGGCTCATCCACTTCGTTCCGCGCGACAACATCGTGCAGCACGCCGAGCTGCGCCGCATGACGGTGATCGAATTCGCGCCGGAGTCGAAGCAGGCTGAAGAGTATCGCCAGCTCGCCACCAAGGTACACAACAACGCGGGCAACGGCACGATCCCGACGCCGATCACGATGGATCAGCTGGAAGACCTGCTGATGGAGCACGGCATCATGAAGTCCATCGACGAATCCGAAGTCGGCAAGACCGCAGCGGAGCTGACTGCCTGA
- a CDS encoding ankyrin repeat domain-containing protein: MKGRHVFRRLTFDEVRAWLARRPDALLLDARDAASYARDGWPGAVRLSADNQDALLLRTDRQRPVLIYCYKGNASQVCAQMFADFGFTDVCDLVGGHRAWMAGADGSNPSGEALAPELAAWLAREGFIGTQARSAHGNTPLMNAAWRGAPAVVEQLLACGVALDAINEDGNNALWFACVNGNPSLVTRLVAAGVPIDHANANGATCLMLAASSGKAEVLRTLLALGADPALRSEDGFTAVDMAASVDCLQLLRQLREA; this comes from the coding sequence ATGAAAGGCCGACATGTGTTCCGTCGCCTCACGTTCGACGAGGTCCGCGCATGGCTCGCACGACGGCCGGATGCGCTGCTGCTCGACGCGCGCGACGCCGCCAGTTACGCACGCGACGGCTGGCCCGGCGCCGTGCGCCTCTCAGCCGACAACCAGGACGCACTGCTGCTGCGCACCGATCGGCAGCGGCCCGTGCTGATCTATTGCTACAAGGGCAACGCCAGCCAGGTGTGTGCGCAAATGTTCGCCGACTTCGGGTTTACCGATGTATGCGACCTGGTCGGCGGCCATCGCGCGTGGATGGCGGGCGCCGATGGCTCGAATCCGTCCGGTGAGGCGCTTGCGCCGGAACTCGCCGCGTGGCTCGCGCGCGAAGGCTTCATCGGCACGCAGGCACGCAGCGCGCACGGCAACACGCCGCTGATGAACGCCGCATGGCGCGGCGCGCCGGCCGTCGTCGAACAGTTGCTCGCATGCGGCGTCGCACTCGACGCCATCAACGAGGACGGCAACAACGCGCTGTGGTTCGCCTGTGTGAACGGCAATCCGTCGCTCGTCACGCGTCTCGTTGCGGCCGGCGTGCCGATCGATCATGCCAACGCGAACGGCGCGACCTGCCTGATGCTCGCGGCTTCGTCAGGCAAGGCCGAGGTGCTCCGCACGCTGCTCGCTTTGGGCGCCGATCCGGCGCTGCGCTCCGAGGACGGCTTCACGGCCGTCGACATGGCGGCCAGCGTCGACTGCCTGCAACTGCTGCGTCAACTCCGGGAAGCCTGA
- the nifN gene encoding nitrogenase iron-molybdenum cofactor biosynthesis protein NifN → MADVVESKKACAVNPLKMSQPLGASFAFLGLDACMPVMHGSQGCTSFGLVLLVRHFKEAIPLQTTAMNEVTTVLGGYENIEAALLNIRKRAAPKIIAICSTGLTETKGDDVEGYLVTVRKRKPELDDTEIVYVSTPDYVGAFEDGYRHAVAGIVKALVKPLPKVASQVTLLPGSHLSPGDIDELREIIEAFGFDVIVLPDISGSLDGHIAPDWRGTTLGGTTLAQIRAAGASAFTIGVGEQTRDGALALQAIAGTPFDIFERLTGLEPNDRLLQLLSQRSGRPVPAKYRRQRSQLLDAMLDGHFHTGGIKVAIGAEPDLLLALGCLLHEMGAQLHCCISTTRSPAHALLPAERVVIGDLEDMEQAATDCDLLITHSHGRQMAAHLQKPLLRIGFPVFDRVGNAHRLYVGYRGTMNLIFEIANLMIEQIAHHHPGDWPLPQASIDLAARDPAREVNIPVVAAGA, encoded by the coding sequence GTGGCCGACGTCGTCGAATCAAAGAAAGCCTGTGCGGTCAATCCGCTCAAGATGAGCCAGCCGCTGGGCGCGAGCTTCGCGTTCCTCGGGCTCGATGCCTGCATGCCGGTGATGCATGGCTCGCAGGGCTGCACGTCGTTCGGCCTCGTGCTGCTCGTGCGCCACTTCAAGGAAGCGATCCCGCTACAGACCACGGCGATGAACGAAGTCACCACCGTGCTCGGCGGCTACGAGAACATCGAAGCGGCGCTGCTCAACATCCGCAAGCGTGCCGCACCGAAGATCATCGCCATCTGTTCAACGGGCCTGACCGAAACCAAGGGCGACGACGTGGAGGGTTATCTCGTCACCGTGCGCAAGCGCAAGCCCGAACTCGACGACACCGAAATCGTCTACGTGTCGACCCCCGACTATGTCGGCGCATTCGAAGACGGCTACCGGCATGCCGTCGCCGGCATCGTCAAGGCGCTTGTCAAGCCGTTGCCCAAGGTGGCCAGTCAGGTCACGCTGCTGCCGGGCAGCCATCTGTCGCCCGGCGACATCGACGAACTGCGCGAAATCATCGAAGCGTTCGGCTTTGACGTCATCGTGCTGCCCGACATTTCCGGTTCGCTGGACGGCCACATCGCGCCGGACTGGCGCGGCACCACGCTGGGCGGCACCACGCTCGCGCAGATCCGGGCCGCCGGCGCGTCGGCGTTCACGATCGGCGTCGGCGAGCAGACGCGTGACGGCGCGCTGGCGTTGCAGGCGATCGCCGGCACACCGTTCGACATCTTCGAGCGGCTCACGGGACTCGAACCCAACGATCGTCTGCTGCAATTGCTGTCGCAGCGCTCCGGGCGGCCGGTTCCCGCGAAATACCGGCGGCAGCGCAGCCAGTTGCTCGACGCGATGCTCGACGGGCATTTCCACACCGGCGGCATCAAGGTCGCGATCGGCGCGGAGCCCGATCTGCTGCTTGCGCTCGGCTGCCTGCTGCACGAGATGGGCGCGCAATTGCACTGCTGCATCAGCACCACGCGCTCGCCCGCGCATGCGTTGCTGCCCGCCGAACGGGTCGTGATCGGCGATCTCGAAGACATGGAACAGGCCGCGACGGACTGCGACCTGTTGATTACCCATTCGCACGGCCGCCAGATGGCCGCGCATCTGCAAAAGCCGCTGCTGCGGATCGGCTTTCCCGTGTTCGACCGGGTCGGCAATGCGCATCGCCTCTACGTCGGCTACCGCGGCACGATGAACCTGATCTTCGAGATCGCCAATCTGATGATCGAGCAGATTGCGCATCACCATCCGGGCGACTGGCCGTTGCCGCAGGCCTCGATCGATCTGGCCGCGCGCGATCCGGCGCGGGAAGTGAACATTCCTGTCGTCGCGGCCGGCGCCTGA
- the nifK gene encoding nitrogenase molybdenum-iron protein subunit beta — MPQSADKILDHELLFREPEYQEIFRTKKENFEFNHPDEQVKQIVEWTKTEDYKQKNFARDSLTVNPAKACQPLGAVYVANGFHKTLSFVHGSQGCVAYYRSHFSRHFKEPTSCVSSSMTEDAAVFGGMNNMIDGLANAYNLYKPEMIAVSTTCMAEVIGDDLDAFIKNSKQKGSVPEDYDVPFAHTPAFVGSHVTGYDNALLGILKHFWDGKAGTAAPLDRVADESVNFIGGFDGYVVGNMKEIRRIFDLFGVQVNILCDPSETWNTPTDGEFRMYEGGTTKEEVERALNAKATFVFQEYCCEKTSKFIAEHGQEVVVLNAPVGVAGTDQFLMEISRVTGKPIPAQLEKERGQLVDAMADSQAHLHGKRFALYGDPDQMLGYTQFLLELGAEPAHVLATNGGESWAAKVRALFDASPYGAGCKVYPKRDLWHMRSLLFTEPVDFLIGNTYGKYLERDTKTPLIRMVFPIFDRHHYHRFPTWGYEGALRVLVTLLDEFFEALDANTIVAAKTDYSYDIIR; from the coding sequence ATGCCCCAATCCGCAGACAAGATTCTCGACCACGAACTGCTGTTCCGTGAGCCCGAGTACCAGGAAATTTTCCGCACGAAAAAGGAAAACTTCGAATTCAACCATCCCGACGAGCAGGTCAAGCAGATCGTCGAATGGACCAAAACCGAGGACTACAAGCAGAAGAACTTTGCGCGCGACTCGCTGACCGTCAACCCGGCCAAGGCTTGCCAGCCGCTCGGCGCGGTGTATGTCGCCAACGGTTTTCACAAGACGCTGAGCTTCGTGCACGGCTCGCAGGGTTGCGTCGCCTATTACCGCTCGCACTTCTCGCGTCACTTCAAGGAGCCGACCTCGTGCGTCAGTTCGTCGATGACCGAGGACGCGGCCGTGTTCGGCGGCATGAACAACATGATCGACGGTCTCGCCAACGCGTACAACCTGTACAAGCCCGAGATGATCGCGGTCTCGACGACCTGCATGGCGGAGGTGATCGGCGACGACCTCGACGCGTTCATCAAGAACAGCAAGCAGAAGGGCAGCGTGCCGGAAGACTACGATGTGCCGTTCGCGCACACGCCGGCCTTCGTGGGCAGCCATGTCACCGGCTACGACAACGCGCTTCTCGGCATCCTCAAGCACTTCTGGGACGGCAAGGCCGGCACGGCGGCGCCGCTCGACCGTGTGGCCGATGAGAGCGTCAACTTCATCGGCGGGTTCGACGGCTACGTGGTCGGCAACATGAAGGAAATCCGCCGCATCTTCGATCTGTTCGGCGTGCAGGTGAACATCCTCTGCGATCCGTCCGAAACGTGGAATACGCCGACGGACGGCGAGTTCCGCATGTACGAAGGCGGCACGACCAAGGAGGAGGTGGAGCGCGCATTGAACGCGAAGGCGACCTTCGTGTTCCAGGAATACTGCTGCGAGAAGACCAGCAAGTTCATCGCCGAGCACGGTCAGGAAGTCGTGGTGCTGAATGCGCCGGTCGGCGTGGCGGGCACCGATCAGTTCCTGATGGAAATCTCGCGCGTGACCGGCAAGCCGATTCCGGCGCAGCTGGAGAAGGAGCGCGGCCAGCTCGTCGACGCGATGGCCGATAGCCAGGCGCATCTGCACGGCAAGCGTTTCGCGCTCTACGGCGACCCGGACCAGATGCTCGGCTACACCCAGTTCCTGCTCGAACTGGGCGCCGAACCGGCGCACGTGCTGGCGACCAACGGCGGCGAAAGCTGGGCTGCGAAGGTGCGGGCGCTGTTCGACGCGTCGCCGTACGGCGCGGGCTGCAAGGTGTATCCGAAACGCGATCTGTGGCATATGCGCTCGCTGCTGTTCACGGAGCCGGTGGATTTCCTGATCGGCAACACCTACGGCAAATACCTCGAACGCGATACGAAAACGCCGCTGATACGCATGGTGTTCCCGATCTTCGATCGCCACCACTATCATCGCTTCCCGACGTGGGGCTACGAAGGCGCGTTGCGGGTGCTGGTTACGCTGCTGGACGAGTTCTTCGAGGCGCTCGACGCCAACACGATCGTCGCGGCGAAGACCGACTACAGCTACGACATCATCCGCTGA
- a CDS encoding ankyrin repeat domain-containing protein, which produces MHTDTALAVRERLPRRVAQSADARLETIAPAALSTWLVYHGFPDLHSRGVNGETPLMRAAQHGEDAVVEALLAFGARAGALDDDGNHALWFACLHGGPATILRLIEAGSPIDHANDDDITCLMQAAASGRLDILRMLLAHGASAELCAPDGRSALDMAADLGLQLLRAARHMGQMGQIEEAGTQRIAATPDFV; this is translated from the coding sequence ATGCACACCGACACTGCCCTCGCCGTCCGCGAACGCCTGCCGCGGCGAGTGGCCCAGAGCGCCGACGCACGCCTCGAAACGATCGCGCCCGCCGCACTTTCCACCTGGCTGGTATACCACGGCTTTCCCGATCTGCATTCGCGCGGCGTGAACGGCGAGACCCCGCTGATGCGCGCCGCGCAGCACGGCGAAGACGCGGTGGTCGAAGCGTTGCTCGCATTCGGCGCGCGCGCCGGCGCGCTCGACGACGACGGCAACCATGCATTGTGGTTCGCGTGCCTGCACGGCGGGCCTGCGACGATCCTGCGGTTGATCGAAGCCGGCTCGCCCATCGACCATGCGAACGACGACGACATCACCTGCCTGATGCAAGCGGCCGCGAGCGGCCGCCTCGACATCCTGCGAATGTTGCTTGCGCACGGCGCGAGCGCTGAACTGTGCGCGCCCGACGGCCGCAGCGCGCTCGACATGGCGGCCGACCTCGGTCTGCAACTGCTGCGCGCGGCGCGCCACATGGGCCAGATGGGCCAGATTGAAGAAGCCGGCACGCAGCGTATCGCCGCGACGCCGGACTTCGTCTGA